The genome window GCCCGGTGCTTGTCGGCGGGGCCTCAGGGCGCGGCGTGGTCGCCGGAGCGTCCTATGAGGCACGGGGGTACGGGGCACGCTCGGCCATGCCGATGAGCCAGGCGGTCCGCCTGTGTCGCGGGCGTGCCGTGGTGGTGCGACCCCGTTTCGTGGTCTACTCCGCGGCCTCCGAACGAATCTTCGGCATCCTGGAACGCGAGGCGGGATTCATTGAACGTCTCAGCGTGGATGAGGGCTTCGCCGAACCTCCGGTCCTGGTCGGCGCGACGCCCGAGGACGCCGAACAGTGGGCGCACCAGCTGCAGGACACGGTCGAAGCGGAGACCGGACTGGTGTGCTCCATCGGCGTCTCCACCGGGAAACTGCACGCGAAAATGGCCTCCGACCTCAACAAGCCGCACGGGGTTGCGGTGGTTCCCGCGGCACGCCGCGACGAGATCTTCGGCCCCCGGCCGGTCGGGGAGATCGGTGGGATCGGTCCTGTCGCCCAGGGGCGGCTCTCCGAGGTCGGGGTGACCACCATCGGTCAGTTCACCGCCATGGACGACTCCGATGTCCGCAGTCTCCTCGGCTCGGTCGGCACCCAGCTGCTCGGCTACGCCCGCGGGGAGGACCCCCGCCCGGTCGCACCCCGGGCCCGGGCGAAACAGGTCTCGGCGGAACGGACCCTGGAGGTGGACGTCACCACCACTGCCGGTATCGACCCGGTGCTCGTCGCCGCCGCGACGGCCGCGCATACCCGGTTACAGCATGACGGGCGGGCGGCACGGACCGTCACCGTGAAGATCCGGACCGCAGACTTCCAGGCGCACACCCGCTCCACCACCCTCGCGGTGCCGACCGAGGATCTCGACGAGATCATCGCCGCGTCCCGCCGGGTGATGCCGCATCCGGAGCAGTCCGGGGCGGTGCGGCTGGTCGGGGTGAGCCTGTCCGGGCTGACCGAGGAACGGCAGGTCGCACTGTTCCCCGAGCTGACGCAGACGGATGCTCCGGGACCGGTGGAGGACGGGAAGGCTGTCGCGGACGCGGGCGCGGTGGTGGCCACGGTGCGTGACCCCGGACCGGCCCCCGGTGGGTGGATGACCACCCAGGATGTCCGCCATCCGCGGTACGGCCACGGCTGGGTGCAGGGCGCCGGAGCGGGGGTGGTCAGTGTACGTTTCGAGACCCGTGCCACCGGCCCGGGACACACCCGGACCTTCGCCGTCGACGACCCGGAGCTGATTACCGCTGATCCGCTGGATTCGCTCGCCTGGCCACCGCCAACTGACACAGCAACTCCATCCGGGCCTGTGGCGGACTGAGCAGACCGCCGGAGCGGGCGCCGAGTGCGGCCAGCGTCGCCCCGCCACCGTCTCCGCCGTAGATGGCGTCCACCGGTCCGCCAGGGACCCGGGTGCACAGGACGACCGGCAGGCCGGCGTCCAGCGCCCGCCGGACGCCTGGTGTCAGCCCACCGGCGTTGCCCGACCCGAAACCGGCGATGACCAGGCCGTGTGCGCCAGCGGCCACCGCGGCGTCCACCAGGGAGGCATCGGCCCCCTGGTACGCCATGATGATGTCCACCCGCAGACCGGCCAGCGGTGGAGGTGTGCCGCCGCAGAGCGTCCCCGGCCGGGGGATGCCCGGATTGCCGAAGGCACCGTCGGCGGTGGTGTGGACTTTGCGCACCCCGTAGGCGGGAACTGCCGCGCCTCCCATCACCACGACAGGGGTGGTGGCGGACGCGGCGGCGCAGACGGCGTCGCGCAGGTTGCCCGGACCGTCCGGGGCCGGGTCGTCAGCGGGACGCTGTGCCCCGGTGAGAATCACGGGACCGCCGAGCAGCCGGTCGACGGCCATCGCAGTCTCCTCCATCGAGTCCGTACCGTGAGTGACGATGACCGGTCCGGTGGCACCGCGAATCTCGCGGAGAAGCTGGTCGAGGTCGGCCAGTGTCATCTCCGAGGAATCGAGGTGGAGAGCATCATGTGCGGTGACCTGACCGGGGGAGAGCCCGGCATCCCGGACCAGTTCACCGGCGGTCCGGGTGGGAACGAGGGTGCCGGTGGCGCTGCTGGTGCAGGCGATGGTGCCGCCGGTGGCGAGCAGTGTGACGGGGGGAGACTGGCTCATGGGGTCACAGGTTACTGGTGTGACTCAGGGTGTGTCGGGTGGGTAAGCTGGACAATCGTTGCACTCTGCCATTGACAAAGGAACCGAATCATCGTGAAGAACTCCCGTAGCGTCCGCAGCCTGGCCGTCGTGGCTGCCGTCGTCGCCGGCCTGTCCCTGGCCGCCTGCTCCTCGGATGACGACGACACCGCCGAGACCACCGCCGCTGAGACCACGCAGGCTGCCGCGCTGCCCACGGCAGTGGAGCTCAACGACATTCTCAACCGGGCCGTCGACCCGGCCATCCCCTCCGATCAGAAGATCGACACGGTCCAGGGCGGTGACCAGGCCCTCGAGCTCTTCGACATCATGACCCAGTCCAAGCAGGACACCGGGGCGACCTTCGAGGTCGTCGACCCAGTGCTGCCGGGCATCCTGCCGGACACGGCGAACGCCACCGTCAACTTCCTGCTCGCGGACCGCGACCCGATGCCGGTCTCCGGTGTCGAATTCGTCCGGGAGAACGGTATCTGGAAGCTGTCCCGCGAATGGGCCTGCACCCTGATCCAGAACGTCGCCCCGGACCAGGTCCCGCCGCTGTGCACGGATGCGAACGCTGCACTGCCTGCCGAGGAGACTCCGGTGGAAGAGGCCCCGGTCGAGGAGACTCCGGTGGAAGAGGCCCCGGTCGATCCGGCTGCCCCGGTGGAGGAAGTCCCGGTCGAGGAAGTCCCGGCAGCCTGACCGGCTCCGTCCGCCACGGCGGCTGGCCAGGTCAGTCGCCGTCGGTCGTCCAGGTGGAGGTCGTCCGGGACTCCTGGACCACCGTCACCGGTGAGTCCGGCTGACCGTAGGTGACGATCGAGGTGGTCGTCACCGTGCCGTCAACCGGCAACGGCTTGTCCAGCTCCAGCGTGAGGGATCCGCTGGACTCACTGGTCGAGTTCATCACCTGCAGATCGGTGCCGGCCATCTGCTTCACCGCGGGGGTGCGGGTGATGTCCACGTCGAGCGTGACGCGGTCATCCTCGCGGGAGGTGAGGGTGTAGGTCACCTTCTGCGTCATCGCGACACCGGCGGAACTGTCGTCGACCTGGCTGGAGACGGTCCACTGTGCGCCGTCGCCGACGGCTTCCTCGGGGAAGACCAGGGGAAGGTCGGTCATCACGGTGAACCCCTGCTCCACGCTCGCCCGGGCCGAATCCGTGGCGGTGTCCGGGGCGGCGAAGGACCGGGTGGTCACCTTTCCGTCGGCACCGTAGTTCTGCACCATCTGGAACCCTTCCGCCGAGGCGATGTCCTCATTGCGGTCCTCGTTGTCCCCGGTGGGGACACCGGTGGTAACGGTGGATTCGAGGGACTCGCCGTCGGCCTCCGTGGTCGCGGTGAGCGGCAGTTCCATCGTGACCTCGGAATAGGGCAGCTCGCCGTCGGCGGTCCCCTGTTCGTCGCCGCCGACGGTGTGCTGGCCGAGCCCCAGGGCCACGGAGAACCGGCTGTGCTGTTCGGTGCCGTCAGCACTCCAGACCAGGGGGTCGGTCGGGTCGTCACCGGCGTCGAGGAGGGTGACGGCCACACCGTCGACGGTGATCTCCACCGGAGCGGAGAGAGCGTCGTCGTCCGAGGCCGAGGAGCACGCCGTCAACCCCAGGGCGAGCCCGAGGGCGGAGACGGGGAGCAGGATTGCCACGGTGGTGGGGAAGCGTCGTCGTCTGTGCACGACCGTCACGTTACCAACCTCCCCTGGCACACCCGCTAGGATGGACCTCCGTGACTCCGGCCCCCACCAACCCGACAGCAGCCCAGACCCCGCCGCATCCTTCGTCCGGCACCGCGGCCGCGGCCGCCCGGACGTCGCGGGCGGTGCCCTGGGCCCTGGTCATCCTGGCCGGTGTGGTGGCTCTCGACCAGCTCACCAAATGGGCCGTGGTGGAGTTCCTCGAACCCGCCACCGCCTACCCGGTCATCGGTGACGTGGCCCGGCTATACCTCATCCGGAACTCCGGCGCGGCCTTCTCCCTGGGGGAGAACGCCACCCCGGTCTTCGCAGTGGCCCAGCTTCTCGCCGCCCTGTTCTGCGTGTACCTCGCGTTCCGGGTGCGTAA of Corynebacterium terpenotabidum Y-11 contains these proteins:
- a CDS encoding DNA polymerase IV — its product is MTGSGRRWVVHIDMDAFFASVEQLTRPTLQGRPVLVGGASGRGVVAGASYEARGYGARSAMPMSQAVRLCRGRAVVVRPRFVVYSAASERIFGILEREAGFIERLSVDEGFAEPPVLVGATPEDAEQWAHQLQDTVEAETGLVCSIGVSTGKLHAKMASDLNKPHGVAVVPAARRDEIFGPRPVGEIGGIGPVAQGRLSEVGVTTIGQFTAMDDSDVRSLLGSVGTQLLGYARGEDPRPVAPRARAKQVSAERTLEVDVTTTAGIDPVLVAAATAAHTRLQHDGRAARTVTVKIRTADFQAHTRSTTLAVPTEDLDEIIAASRRVMPHPEQSGAVRLVGVSLSGLTEERQVALFPELTQTDAPGPVEDGKAVADAGAVVATVRDPGPAPGGWMTTQDVRHPRYGHGWVQGAGAGVVSVRFETRATGPGHTRTFAVDDPELITADPLDSLAWPPPTDTATPSGPVAD
- a CDS encoding asparaginase, translated to MSQSPPVTLLATGGTIACTSSATGTLVPTRTAGELVRDAGLSPGQVTAHDALHLDSSEMTLADLDQLLREIRGATGPVIVTHGTDSMEETAMAVDRLLGGPVILTGAQRPADDPAPDGPGNLRDAVCAAASATTPVVVMGGAAVPAYGVRKVHTTADGAFGNPGIPRPGTLCGGTPPPLAGLRVDIIMAYQGADASLVDAAVAAGAHGLVIAGFGSGNAGGLTPGVRRALDAGLPVVLCTRVPGGPVDAIYGGDGGGATLAALGARSGGLLSPPQARMELLCQLAVARRANPADQR
- the lspA gene encoding signal peptidase II, which produces MTPAPTNPTAAQTPPHPSSGTAAAAARTSRAVPWALVILAGVVALDQLTKWAVVEFLEPATAYPVIGDVARLYLIRNSGAAFSLGENATPVFAVAQLLAALFCVYLAFRVRNPWAVTAVGLIGGGAAGNFIDRVFRYPGGLHGHVVDFISVGDFAVFNVADSGITVGVVVYLIYGLIIEPREQKAAREQKDDQEVQQ
- a CDS encoding DUF6263 family protein; the encoded protein is MTVVHRRRRFPTTVAILLPVSALGLALGLTACSSASDDDALSAPVEITVDGVAVTLLDAGDDPTDPLVWSADGTEQHSRFSVALGLGQHTVGGDEQGTADGELPYSEVTMELPLTATTEADGESLESTVTTGVPTGDNEDRNEDIASAEGFQMVQNYGADGKVTTRSFAAPDTATDSARASVEQGFTVMTDLPLVFPEEAVGDGAQWTVSSQVDDSSAGVAMTQKVTYTLTSREDDRVTLDVDITRTPAVKQMAGTDLQVMNSTSESSGSLTLELDKPLPVDGTVTTTSIVTYGQPDSPVTVVQESRTTSTWTTDGD